TCTATTGACACCACAAGCGTAGAGGGTATCCAAAAATACGTGGACTTCAATCAACGCAATGCCCAGAAGCTGCTGGCGACTAACCAAAACAAGTTCTATGTGCTTGTGGTGTTCAATCGCCCATTATCGCAAAGCGAATTTGAACAATTCGTCAAGACTTACGCCCTGAAACCCTCCGCCTATTCACTGCGTGCGGTCGCTCCAGACGGCACGCGCAGCACGATCTACGGCGGGCCAGCCGACAATAATTTGATCCCCGCTGATCTCCTGAATCTCGTGGCGCAAGACATCCAGCAGCGTGACGGCTCGAAAATTACTGGATGGATTGAGGTGTCTACAATTGTCAAACGCAAGGACTTGGTTGACCTGATTAACGATCCGGCGGTCTACACTGTTGATGTGACCGAAAGCATACTTCGCAACAGCATCACATCTGCCAAGCTATCAGCGGCAGGCGCTGATGAAGGGACTGTTCAAGCGTACACCAATGATCAAATGCAGATTCAGATATCCCGAGTGCCAGTGTATTGGTTCTTAGAGGACTATGGGTTGGTCAGTTCCAAATAATCGAGCGGCCTGTAGCCGAGAGCCTTTTATCCTCCAAGCATAAGTCTGCTAACTGTCCAGCATAACAGTGAGAACATTGGCAGGCGCTGGGGAGAAAAGGCGAACCCCTGGACACATCAAGGCGCTAAACGCCTCGATGTGTCCAGTTGGAGGATAAAATGCAGATTTTCAATCAACGAATTATCCATTCTGTTCTCTGGGGAGCAATTGGCTTCGGTGTTGGCTTTGCTTTAGTTGGGGCAATATTCGAGGCTATATACCTCAACATACCTGACTTCGATGCTGGCTTGAAAATAGGAGCTTTGCTGTATGCCCTTGCAGGGGGAATTGGTGGGGCGTTGCTCGGCTTTGCCAGTAAGTCTCGAAATAAAATCGGCCTGTTCTCACTGGCTGGCGCACTGGGGTGCGGCTTGGGATATTATGGAGCATTTAGTTTCTATTCAGTCTATGTTGAACCACGCATGGCTCTTTCCAATTTCTTGGCCTTTGCTATCGTAGATTCAATGCGATATGCCATAATCGGGGCTTTCATTGGAGTGTCGTTGGGGAGCATCCAAAAAAACTGGGGACAAGCGGCTTGGTTGGCCCTGGCGGGTGCTGGCGGTTTTGGGCTTGGATATTTAACACTAATCTCTATCAGCTATGTTATAGGCCCGCTGCGGGAATTGGATATCATTACATTGATGATAATATTCAGCATTTCTAACGCAATAATTGGAATCTGCGGCGGCGCAACTTTAGGTCTGGCCTTGGGGCGTCACCAGGCGGATATCTTACTACCCCCGTCGGCAGGTATAAGGGCTGAAGGCAAAACTGCGTTGACGTAGCCAGGTCGGCGCACATTACTCAGACGGCACACGCAGCACGATCTACGGCGGGCCAGCCGGGAGATGCTGGCCAATGGCTGCGAGACAACCGAGGGGACCAAATCATGAAACGCAGACACATCGTCCTCTTTGTATCCCTGCTCTTCGTCGTGGCTTTAGGGAGCGTGGCCTATTGGCGGCCGGGGGCGGCTACCGCCCAGGGAGTTCTCGTCCAAGATTATCTGGATCAAGAGAAGACGATCCAGTACATCGGCAACGTTGACGACACCGGCTCCCCGTTCGGGGTCGTCATGTACGACTCTAGCCGCCCCGAATCCCTTGTGCACTACATGGAGGCGAGCCGTTTCCAAGGCCAGAAACTTATTAGTTCAGGGGCCAAAGAGTTGTACGTCTGGGTCACGTTCCGCCGCCCAATGAACATTGATGCCTTTGAGGCATTGATGAAACAGAACGGCTTGGCGGTCAAACGCTATACCTTGCGCGTAATCGGTCAAAAGGGTGATCGGATCGGAATTTCTGGTGGCCCAGAACAGGATCACCTTGTCCCCGCTGATCAAATTGACAGCGCCATGAACGCTATTCAGGGTCACGAGAGCAACCAGGCCCAACTCCAAGGGGTGTTTGAGGTGGTCGGCGTAGTCAGTGCGGAAGGATACCAGGCCCTCATTGAGGACCCCCGTGTGTTTTTGGTGGATGTCACTGGGACCCTGATCTACCGCGATCAGAATTTCCAACGCAAGACCAACATGGGCTGGAAAGAATTTGTGGATCACTTTCAAATTGACGGCGGCCCCGGCGGCCCCTTCTGGTACGTAGAAGACTTTGGATTGGGGGCATCCGGCAACTAGTCGCTATGCCTGCACACTGACATCAATGTTGATCAGAATGGGATGAGAGAAATCTCATCCCGTTTTGCGCTTGCGTATGGCGACGCGCCGCTGATTATCATCGGTATTACGCTACGCTGGTTAACGTGGCATCATTTTCGCAAATGAACTGCTCTCTTCGCCTGATCGATTTTCTCGCTCGCATCCTCGTTGCGCCCAACATCTTTGCCCATGTCGCCGCTGGTCTTGCCTTGCTCAATTTTGGAGCGCGAGCGAGCGGATATCCGATTCACCCGTTAGGGCTGATGATCTACTTTGCGGTAGTGGCGCTTTCACTGCCAGTCCTGGTCATACAGTTCCGTTATACTCCGTCCAGTCAATCAGCCTTTGTCAGCTTACTATTGGCCTCTGTGCCTGCTTTAGCGAGTCTAGTATTAAGAGCTACACTCTGGATGACACCGTGGCTGGGTGGCGCGCCATATGCGCCTTACGATCCTGGCGACCCCGACATCGTCATGTTTTATAGTTTGTTCTTCGCCCTGGCATTTTCTGCGATCGCCATTGTATATGGCTCGGTCGGTTACTTGCTGGTTGCCTGGGCCGCTCAAACAGCACTTTACTTTGGCACTCATGCTTTCCCGCAGTGGGCAGGCTACTCGGACGCAAATATTTTGGGAGTTCGGCCCTCCATATTTATAGGGATAGTGGGAATCTACGCTTTTTCAGCGGCCCTCCTTTTTCTGCGGAATTGGTTGTTTCGGCAAGGGAAACCGAATTTGTGGATTGCAAGCGCAACCGTAAATCTCGCAGGCGCATGGGTTTTTCATGACACCTTGAAATGGCTGCCCAATAATGGCGCACATTTGGGTTACATCAGCAACACAACTTTTGTGCCTGAATACGCATGGGATTGGAGCCGCCCAATAGCTCAAAGTCTCGCGCTTATAGCAATCATAATTTCGATTAGCATCACAGCAATCTTATGGCGACCAAAAACAGCCTAAAGCTGTTATGAGATTCACTTCAACTTTGGGTTTGTGCCGTTACTAGCACTCATTTCTTGCGCCAGCCAGCGTTACCGCAAATTGCCCTAACAGAGAAGCCGCCAGGCTGTTCGCCCAGCGGCTTTTGGGTTTTGGAATTTGGACGCAAAGCGTGGGGTTTTCTACTTCACCCCCGCCTTCTCCTTATGTTGCCGCACCAACTCGCGCCGCAGAATCTTGCCGATCTGTGTCTTGGGCAGTTCGTCACGGAACTCGATCTCGCGCGGAATCTTGTAGTCGGTGAGCTTGTCCTTGCACCAGGCCTTGAGTTCGTCCACCGTCGCCTTCTCGCCGGGTTTGAACACCACCCAGGCTTTCACCGTCTCGCCGTACTGCGGGTGTGGCACACCGGCCACGCCCACTTCCAGCACCTTCGGGTGCGCGGCCAGCACTTCTTCAATGTCGCGCGGCCACACCTGGAAACCGCCGGCCTTGATCAATTCCTTCTTGCGATCCACGATATAGAAGTAACCGTCCTCATCCATGCGCACAATGTCGCCGCTGAACAACCAGCGCTCACCGCCGTCGCCCAAATCGCGCAAAACGTTGGCCGTGCCGGTCGGGTCTTGATGATAGCCCCACATGATCTGCGGCCCGCGCAGAACCAGCTCGCCCACTTCGCCGACGCCTAATTCAGTCGTGCCGTCGTCCAAACTAATGACTTTGGCTTCCATGTCCGAGAGCGGCAGGCCAATTGAACCTTCCTTATTCTTGCCCTGGAACGGGTTGCAGTGTGAGGAGGTGGGGCACTCGGACATGCCGAAGCCCTCGAATACCGTGCCGCCCGACAGCGCCTCAAACTTCTGTTTGATGTCCAACAACAACGGGGCCGAGCCGGAGACGCAGGCGCGGATGGAGCCAAGCTTGACCTTGCCCGCCTGCACGTCAGGGTGATTGTTGATGGCGTTATACAACCGGGGCACACCGGGGAAGATCGTGGGGCTATGTTTGTTGATGTTGGCAAACAAATCTTTCATATCGCGCGGGTCAGACACAAGGACAAGGGTATTCCCGCCTTTAATGGCGAACCCCATCCCGGCAATCATCGCGTACACGTGGAAAAGCGGCATCGCCACCAGCGTCACTTCCTGGCCGTCCTTGGAATCGTGTAGCCAGGCCCGTATTTGCAGGATGTTGGCCACAAGGTTGCGATGCAGAGCCACCGCCGCCTTCGGCTCGCCGGTGGTGCCGCCGCTGTATTGAAACAGCGCCCGGTCATCGCCCGACACGTCCACCTTTGGCCGGTCGGACGGTTTGAACTTGGCCAGCAGGTCCTTGAGCCACACATCGCCTGCCCGCAGTTCGACGTGGTGGCCGTCTTTCTTCTCTTTCGTCAGCGAGAACAGGAAGCCCAACACTGGCGGAAGGGCCTCTTTGACGTTGGTGACGACGACCGTCTTGAGCTTGGTCTTGCCGCGAGCCTCATTGAGGCTGTTATAGAACTTGCTCATCGCCACCACCAGTTCAATGCCGGCGTCGTTGAGCGGCTTCTCCATTTCGCGTGGCGTGTACGTCGGGTTCATGGCCACCACCACCCCGCCCGCCTTCAAAATGGCAAAGTACGAGACGATGAACTGCGGAATGTTGGGCATGAGAATGCCAACCGGCTGGCCCTTCTTTACGCCCAGGCTGGCCAGCCCAGCGGCAAGCTGGTCGCTCATGTCGTTGATCTGCTTGTAGGTCAGAGTCGCGCCCTTGAAAATGGTGCAGGCATGATCGGGCGTTTTGTGGGCCGCCTCGTCGAGGAACTGATAAAGCGGAGTATTGGGATAAGGCGCGAGCGAGTGAGGCACTTGCGAGTCGTAACTTTTCAGCCAGGGCTTATTCATGTTTGGCTCCTCTTGCGGATTGGGGTGGAGTGAATTGCAGTGTGATTATGGCGGAGATGGGCGGTTTGAGTCAATAGGGGTCGCTAAATTGCACCTTCCTTCTCCAAAATTTCGCGCATGGCGTCTTTGCGGCCCGCCCCGCCCAAAAGTTCCAGCCGCCGCACGCCCAGCGGGTCAATCTCCTCA
This window of the Chloroflexota bacterium genome carries:
- a CDS encoding long-chain fatty acid--CoA ligase, which encodes MNKPWLKSYDSQVPHSLAPYPNTPLYQFLDEAAHKTPDHACTIFKGATLTYKQINDMSDQLAAGLASLGVKKGQPVGILMPNIPQFIVSYFAILKAGGVVVAMNPTYTPREMEKPLNDAGIELVVAMSKFYNSLNEARGKTKLKTVVVTNVKEALPPVLGFLFSLTKEKKDGHHVELRAGDVWLKDLLAKFKPSDRPKVDVSGDDRALFQYSGGTTGEPKAAVALHRNLVANILQIRAWLHDSKDGQEVTLVAMPLFHVYAMIAGMGFAIKGGNTLVLVSDPRDMKDLFANINKHSPTIFPGVPRLYNAINNHPDVQAGKVKLGSIRACVSGSAPLLLDIKQKFEALSGGTVFEGFGMSECPTSSHCNPFQGKNKEGSIGLPLSDMEAKVISLDDGTTELGVGEVGELVLRGPQIMWGYHQDPTGTANVLRDLGDGGERWLFSGDIVRMDEDGYFYIVDRKKELIKAGGFQVWPRDIEEVLAAHPKVLEVGVAGVPHPQYGETVKAWVVFKPGEKATVDELKAWCKDKLTDYKIPREIEFRDELPKTQIGKILRRELVRQHKEKAGVK